TCTGAAGATTATAAAATAATTTTTAATAATGAAATAGAAGTTGATTTTGGAAGCATCCAAATAAAAGAATTAAATGAAGATGTAGCACATATTATAATGCTGAATTTAGCGCAATCTGTGGCATTGATGAATTACGTAAATAAAACATCTGATTTACATGATAAAACATTAATCTATTCTAAGCAATTAGAACGTACAGGTAGTTTTAAATTAACTAAAACAAACATGAGAAAATTCATAGGTAGTACCATGAATTTAAAAAACAATATTACCGAGAATCTATATGTTTTTGATACTTCGGATTTAGCTTGGAGTAATAAAGATTTATCAACATTAGATTATAAATTAAAAGATGAATTAGATATTGTAAAAAGATATCAAGGAACACAAAATAGTTTAAACATCATTAAAGAAAACTTAGATCTTTTTAACGACATACTACAACATAAATACAGCAGTATGTTAGAGTGGATTATTATCATTTTAATCCTTTTTGAAATTATACAAGTTATTATTGAAAAATTCATATAAAAATGCAAAAACCAATTACAAATTTTATAGAAAAATATTTTTTACACTTTAACGCAGCATCTTTAGTCGATGCTGCCAAAGGGTATGAAACACAATTAGCTGAAGGAGCTAAAATGTTAGTTTC
The Tenacibaculum pacificus DNA segment above includes these coding regions:
- a CDS encoding RMD1 family protein; this translates as MDLQAIAYHLEEKIQLNEIRNLLTDYTLIKREHSFLLYKINADSYLYIKDYGSVVFINCDAILIKKNIDILSKGSKKVAQLPSEDYKIIFNNEIEVDFGSIQIKELNEDVAHIIMLNLAQSVALMNYVNKTSDLHDKTLIYSKQLERTGSFKLTKTNMRKFIGSTMNLKNNITENLYVFDTSDLAWSNKDLSTLDYKLKDELDIVKRYQGTQNSLNIIKENLDLFNDILQHKYSSMLEWIIIILILFEIIQVIIEKFI